In Pararge aegeria chromosome 7, ilParAegt1.1, whole genome shotgun sequence, the DNA window TTATACTAAATTGTGTGagttttaagcttttttttcaGCCTCTGTTTAAGTGATATAGACTGTACTTGTTTTCAGTGTTTTAGGTCAAGTTACACTCTGAATACTGGAGTGTGCATTAAAAGCAGCTGCTATGTAGCCTCAAAGTAGTATGATAATCTTTATGGCTTCAGACAGACAGtgtgaatttatgaatttactAATAGTGATGATGATTGAACATATAATATTTCCACAAAATTCTTCATgtttaagaattatatttatatatttatagaattgttatatatatataaagttaatctttataataatatatgtacttatttgcataatacactaGTAAATGTTGACACTAAAAGCTTTAAAGAGGCATAGTTagttgtatgataaaaaaaatgtgttttctatctccattcaaattcaaaattcattcaactgtaaatggaaaattttaaaaaatgggTATAAGATTCAGCCATTGTTCCTGCATCGTAATAtgtatcattttaaattttttaatacatttccaaactttatttattttatcttagaaCCTATTTGTCATTGTTAGTTATCAAAGGTGTATAATTTCCTATAAAGTATATCGGAAAAGTTAATTTCTGTTATTTCTAGTACAGTTTTGATTGTTATAAGTGAGAATTTTCTGTGTGGccataattaatttttctacATATAAATTCAGGAAAAATTTGGCTAAAGGTAAGGACCGTCTCCTTAAATAACTTCCTGCATCTATAAAGGCTTATAAGCGGGGATAGCCAAAGCCTTAACTACTAAGTTAAGGCTTTGACAATACCTTTTGGCTTGGCCAAGTATGAGCCTGGTATGCCTGTTAAAGTTTACAGAGTTAATTGCATTTTtaacttaagcaattaaatataacttgcattGAATGTTAAGgaaaccttctcattctaagagggtTGTGTAGTGAGCCGGGAATGAGTTACAGCAACTCATTCCCGGCACCACACCTGTgatgaatttaaattaactttttttatccaTACTTctatagtaattttatatagaGGAAAGGAAATTTTTGCCagaagaaagctaaactatcacaaagctataattaattttcaaaagaattggagatccttaacaaaattgcaataatgtaatgcaaagaagtaaaactttgCCAAAGAAATTCATTACTTGGTGTGCGCTGAGTAAACAGTTCAAGTTACCTTAcctgcccttgactgcaatcacacctggtggtaactggtAAGTAATAAGGTCTAAAATGGTaccgggctaacatgttagggattATTGTAGGCATACCCCTGAttggttactacgcgacatcccACCGGAAAAcccaatcgcttagcggcacgtctttgtgggttgggtggtaactggccacggccaaagcctcccaccagatcagagaaaaatctgaaattataaattaccaaattacgCCTGTCGGGAATCTCCCTgttgttgcgccagggaggtcgtcatttCATGGATGCTTACGAAGAATCAATAAATTTCAAGCGTGCCTTTCACACTCGCAGCGGATGGTCGTGCGTCGGATCGGCGCCGCTGGCAAGCCGCGCGTGGCGTTGCGGCTGCGGCCTGCGGAACGTGTCCGCGTCTTGGCGCTGTGCGGCCTGCGACAAGATCGCACCCCATGCGCCTGTTTACAGGtacacttaggttcagttctacagtttttaaaatatcatatgggatcatcatcattagcGCATCAATGCGGACGCTTCTCAAAACGGAACGTTGCAAAACAAATGGCAACACTGTCGCACAGTGCTGCCATTTAGAACTTGCTACGAACAATAAATCGAATCACGAACCTATTTAGACCTTATATTTCATCCACATTATCTAGGTTTCTTTATGATCTCACATATTACCTAAGAACagctgttaatttttaattcatgtAAAATTGGTTGTTCTTACTTCTTAATCAACTTATTTACTGTAATGTTATACATGCTTACATACTATATGCTTACATAGAATTGGTAAAATCTTCTATTCTTTAAATATGaagataacatatatataacgataaagtgatttaatttttttatacagactATCCGATGACGAGGATCAATCTTCAGGGATGACTGACAAGGATAAGTCTGATCAAGGTCAGTTAAATCTTCTATATGTCTATGTCTGGACCAACTGATCGAACcttaaataattttctaaacCTTTTTATTTCCAGACCACAGTATGATAAGATCCAACACACTAGCGGTCCCATCATATAAACCCTCGTCAAGTTATTCCGGTGGTGGCCCTCTGAACCTCGATGTGCAGTCGCTTCGGTTATCCCCTACGCAAATAACTGATCATGCTCACGGAGTGACCAGATCTCTATCGCATGGCTCAGTTATAAATTCCCAGCATAAATGGTGGAATGTGGAGGAAACTAGAGGGACTATAAATAGGCCCACGAGTTTGCTGGTCTCAGAGAGATACGGCACTTCGTCCTGCACTCCAAGGGAATCATTCTTAAGAAGTATCCACACAGTTACGAGACGTCCCAAAAAGTGTAACGAGAGCAAATCGAACTGGGAGCTTAATTACGTTAAAGAGTATCAAAGGGAGCAGAGTAGAGCTTTACATTTGAAAAAGTGGGCGTGCAGTAAATGTACTTTAGAGAATTCGGGTATACGCACGCATTGCGAAGCTTGTTTGTCGCCGAGAATCTCCCCATTATCACGTATCTCAAATACTAGAGGTCTTAGTGTCACTACGTTGGGACGACACGAAACGTTGAGCGGTCGAGATGGAGCGACCTCGTTACCAACGTCCGGTGGTATTATGATCACCGTCCCCGATTGGCCACAGTCCACGAATTTAGGAGATACTTTCCAAAGGTCAATTAGTGCTCAGAACTCCCCGGAAACGCGACCGACGTATCGCCGATCGTTTTCTGAACAGAATAACGAGAAACGGCCAGTCGGGAAAGTTATATCAAGCAGACGAAGTCTGAACGATTACCAGAGATCCCTTGCGAGTTATTGTAACACATTAACTAAACCGGAAGAAAAAGTAAGTGACAAAAAGGAGGATACGACAGAATTGATTGATAAGGAATGCAGTTGGGACACGAACGCTGAAGGCGTGATTTACGCGCTACCCAACAAGGGAAAATACAAGGATCTGAATCTCCAGTTACAGGTGAACAATAATGGAACAAGGTACTCGTACGTGTCAGTCCAAGATACGAAAACAGTGATGAGCAATTCCCAAAATGAAGTGTTGTATTCCAATGATATAGGGGAAGGAGATTACGCTAGAATCGACGAGTTGTTAGGTGCAGAGAACTGTATATCGCCTGTTGGTGAGAGTAATATAAGGACCTCGCATATCGGTGCGTCGAAAGAGACTGGTAAAGTGTTTCACATGTTGCCCTCGATGGGCAAAGTGTCGCATAACCCCAGGGAGCCGTCTAAAGTGCCTTCTATGCAGCAGTCATCGTaagtatttcttaaatttatagaTTGTATCTGAATTTAAATAGTAGAATACATCCATTGTTatccatatttaaaataattttgggaGCTATGCTTATTGcgtatgttttaattaaatacaaaaataataataaattgtgcCACGCATTGAGTAGGTGACAAATTTCGATCTTCAAACGTCTAATTTGGCTCATGCTAAATGCTCCACCGTTTTAATCGGATAGGTATTCATTTATTGTGTATTAGTATCACTCCAAAGACAAAAGTAAAAGTACGCCTGTTTACGATGAACGCCTGCAAGACGATTGCCAGCCTGCAACTTTTACATCAAGGTCAAATTATGCGAACTGTAAATTCTATGATGTTACGGGTTTGTGGTAATTCGAAGGCGCGAGTCGAGTGGCGCCGCGCGCATGTGGCAATGCAGCGAGTGCTGGTTCGCGTACAACGCGTGGGGCGCCCGCTGCGACGTGTGTCGGAGCGCTAGGCCTCCGCACGCCGTCACGTTAGCTCCGCCCCCTGAAAGGGAGCAACCCAGGAGCAGGTAAGAAATATTTTCGTGTCCGCTCCTGATCATCTTTTCCCTATCACATTTCttcattttctgtctcttttcTGTTTCTCCGTTTTAATTTATACTGTTTTTGACCATCTTTTTCAATTCCACCTCGATTTTCTTAAGATCCTCCTTCTCCTCTTTTCTCTTTTGTATTTATTCCAAACTTGTTCTCTTAGTTTTCATTAGCTTCATTctatctgttttttatttttgttttttaactaCCTTTTGTCTCTTATTGCATTTGCCTTTTGTCCTCgtatttgcatttttaactACCTTTTCCCCGCctagtttttttctatttctctTTAATATTATGCCCTCTAGACGTCagtctttttgttattttaatttctacatGTTATCTTCAAATCCTTATTTCTACACTCGTCTGTTAGTTTTACATGTTCTTCACGGTCAGTCGGTCAAGGTCTTCGATCGTCACATTTTTAAACGGATTTGTTCTGcttttgagttttatttacgtcTTAACTACTTATCTACTTTAGCTCCTCTATTTTGAATCTATTTCTTTTACTAACCATTACAACAAGGCGACtgttatagttattattgtttattgttattaggtacacaaaacaggtaataactaaaagtagatctttatataagtaataacaagttttgttctaagctacaacccaaagtatgtgtacacaacttggaattaaattaaacagaaagtaaagataaaattaaagttgaaacaaaaaagaaacgcttaaataataatatatatattatttccctaaagattatgtggaatagtgcttaataattcgatttttaaaaatatttatccttttgttaaaaatgtcaatattatgattacttgatactaaatcattataaaggcggaacatgcgaacgatgggattctAAAACATGGCGCTAGTGGTGCACTATCTTGCTCCGTATTAATCtcgatttaaaaaatagttattaagaCAAGTCACATTACAGAAATAACTCGACATCTGAAGCGAGTGGTCCCAAGCCGGAGTTGAATCGCAACGAGCCGCCTAAGAAGCTCACGGTTCCGATAGCCTCGCTTGACCACGACCTGAACAGCGACGAGCTCTTGTTTGCTGTTGGTAAGTTTATTTCTACCTGTCTTGTAAGCAGATTGACAAAACTGGGCTTTCCCATTTAAATTTCTGTTGTTGTTTTTGTGAATTCTTTCGGTATTTTCTTCGGTTCTTCGGCTTCCGGTTatctaagatatatttttatttaaatgtacatCGTACCTATcgtttattttatgatattttgaaaacaaaaacatattctTTTGTAGATTctttaaatgcatattaaagtcaaaaatttagtcaaaatttttttgcatttaatttaaacaaagcaGACAGATTACAGACTTTTCTTTGCAAAGTTAACCATCCAGACTGCAAGGTTCTATTGTTTTCTCAGCTGTCAACAATAGCCTAGATTTAAAAGAACTCTACCTACTTGCCAGTAAAAGATCAGTTTAAAATCAGTTCAGCTCAAGTAATCTTCACGTCCAGATTAAAATGTCAAAAACTTCTGTCTGGGCAACTAGTTGTAAGATATTGgttccttttttataataagtagttGGAGTTGCAAAAAGAAATGTCGATTGTTCCTTTAAATGTTTTGTGGGATAAATGatgatttaattttgcatcAATTTCTCCAGACCCTACCCCGACTCCAAACGCTGAAGCGATAACTTGGACATGCGGGCGATGTACCCTAGTCAACGAGCCCACTGCCTCCGCATGCGCGGCTTGCGCTGGTTCAAGGCCCTCGCCTCATACACATTGGTAAGGTATCCTTAGAAGTAGCTAGAATATTCTACAAGTCTCGTTGGAAgccatttcttaaaaaaatatcccaGTTTATTCCGCATACTAAGTGAGCTGTACCCAAATGGGAGGTAGGCCACATAATAGACTGGCTGGCACTTTTTTCTAAAGATTCTTATTACTTTATATAAGGCTTTAACTTTATATAACAAACTGCCAGACTGCCATAAAAAAATTGTCGCACTCTTTTTGACTTTTAAGAGAGTTATTCTCAAGATACTGAACAATAAAACTTACTACAATGTAtacgaatattttaaaaagtatacttGAAATCTTTGACTATAACTATTATTtcgttaattacattttttatttcttattcgaATGAGTTTGATTGTATAATCAGAAAAGATTGGAACCCTGCCATTGACAGTAGATTGTGTAAAAAAGTGCAATTTCCATTAACAAAACCTTTATTTTAAGGGCAGTTTTTCAAGGCTATAAATCCATTTAGATGCTAATTATAACAGtggtttagtatttttttaatcctataaTTGTCTTCAAGGTCATGCAGTTCGTGTACCCTACGGAACCCGTTGTCAGCCAACTTGTGCCTCGCGTGCAAAACACCGCCCGTGCCTAAGCACGGCGTTCCGGGATCTTCCGCTGAGGCCAATCACGGTGCGGCAGGtattagaaaatttatatattttcaactaCCCATCCCtgtccctacttaatattataaatgtgaatgtaagtttgtttgttacgatttaacacgaaactactgaaccaatcatcatgaaactttgtacacatattcttggaagtgttagaagtaatataggatactttttatcccgaaattaagctcggttcgaGGGGATGAGGggataatatatgtttaattttgcccaaactttgtgtagatctgatgaatgtggtaggagatagagaacagaactcctcagcggacaacagcaaacccctcttttaaggcttagcgatactaaatactttaaatttttttagaactacaactaaattgaatgccacatcaaaatacaaaatcaaacgcggacgaagtcgcgggcaacagctagtactttataatatgattcccagggtaattttggacctgccaaattttaaacaatgcgttcaaacacatttaataaatcgtggttactatacgattgatgaatttcgtaacgacaaggctgcttggaagcagtcatctctcacaagatagaaaatttaaaagattgtaaactgtaaagtgatgttgaaaaagagcaatctgctgagtttcttgccggctcttctcggtggaatctgccttctaaaccggtgatagagtcactacaaacacattgtcttgacgtttcaaagtgcttataaactgggcgtACTTgacataaattttgaattttcaacgTTTCAGCGTGGTGAAAATCCCCATTAACATATAACTTTTTAGACTGTACCCATCGAGTAATTTACGCGATGGACGTAGTGTGTCTGCATGTGAATTCCCCAAGGAAAAAAACAGATTTGATGATCGATATCGGTAAAGGTCTATAAGGCAAAGGAATACAGCAGTAGACCCTCGGTAGACTAATGAATGACTTCAAAGGAGTTTTTGGACACAAGTGACTCAAGACCATGTTCTGTAGAtccttataaaatacaatattttctacgaccagaaaatgttattaatagAAGTTAAAGTATTTTGCAAAAAGTTAAATGGGCTATAGCTGGGGGAGGCAGACGCCTAAGAAgcgtaaaaacataaattacagacacctaactataattatttaatactagcgtacccagcccgcttcgccgggctagatttttttatttttttattttattaaaacaataaacttacatcattatataatatattaaatcatttatttctctcgtattcattctcttctattctcttctcgagcgggtgaagatcattatctacacccatgtacacccaacaatagaatatcatcatagtaaataaaagctgtatttgacagtttgacagttcaaaaataggagtgctccgatcgtcaccaaactttacgcCAATCCgtagattccctgaaagtttcattgaattcggtccagccgtttcggagcctatatatatacggaacatacccacacactttctcttttatatatatagattatttctaAGGTCCTGAATGTAAATAACGTAGTAACactagtaataatttaaatttgttagtttTGATGATATAAGTTAGTGCATTCTTTTATGTATTGCGattctatataatgtttataaataagttgtgaattaaaattaaggaataaattaattaataaataatgttgtataaTGACAATATGAATTAATACCAACTATTGCTGGTACACTAACCTGAAaaggaatatatatttatggtaGTAGAatatattgctttttttatttttttattcattaaagttTTTTGGGGTCCGAATCCCAGCGCACTTCTtactctaagttatgtgcgtttttagcaattaaaatatcacttgctacaacggtgaaggaaaacatcgttaggaaacctgctctgtagtgggccggtaataggttgatatgatggtgatgaaagtACTTTAATTTTACATTCTTCATGGTTGGTCGGTGTATCAAAGCCGGAGAAAGCCGAAGATCTGGCAATAAACATTTTTCCGTACATTTTACCAAGATCAGTGTGTTGTAAGGGTTCACATGGTAACTTTGAattcattgacggccgattggcgcagtttgcagcgaccctgctttctgagaccaaggccgtgggttcgattcccacagctggaaaatgtttgtgtgatgagcatgaatgtttttcagtgtctgggtgtttatattgtatattctaagtatttatgtatattatttataaaaatattcaacagtcatcttagtgcccataacacaagctacgcttacttcggggctagatggcgatgtgtgcacaacccgtaatatatttataatataccagactgctcacggtgtgccaatttaatttaaaatcggttaagtagtgtaggagtccatcgcggacaaacatcgtgacaggagatttatatatattaagatttataataaaaatatgaacctGTGGCCTTCATAAAAGAGGTTTTTGTTTTGAACCTTACATTGTTTTCTAGAaactaaacagttttttttatcccCGCTTGTAATAATGACCGTAAAGAATATAAAGACTAAAAATTTGCTTTTCTTTGTAGTTGGAAGAAGTCCGTCACGGCATACCCCGGCCCCGCGACGTGCGGCGTCAAGACACAAAACTCCACCACCAGAACACAAGTAAGATAGATGAGTTGAGTTTGTTCTGAGGTTTTAAGCTGGAGTTTCCGGGTTTGATTCCAGCATTTAGGAACGCCAGAATTTAacgtggcttcggccgtggctaggttACCAGTTTTGGGTAGTAGTTTTACCTACACCTGTAGGGAATATTAGTCATCAATAGACCATAAGTCTTTCTAGTAGTAACAGTGGTattagactacataaaataagtaattcatttaaaggaaaatgAATATAATTCTACAATAAATAACCGGTTTATGTCTTGGAGATGTTCCTGAAAAAGTTCAAGGTTTGTATTGAGcgaaaaattattacaaactttaaatttttttattgactctTCTATAAGGTGTGTAGAACTACATTGATTATTAATGGTTTAAGTTCTTGATTTAGCTAACTCTGCCATAATAATGTTTCCTACCCAATTTGTAAGGtctctttatttatatacgttTCATTAATCCACAGAGCAGAAAATTCTGAGTGGCCATGCTCGGAGTGCACGTTCGTAAACGCGGGCACTGCGCTAGCCTGTGACATGTGCCAGTCGCCCAAAACCAGACTGCTGCCCGCCGCGCCAGACCAGCCCAGCTTGGATGACGACGATTCACGTAAGTTGTCGCACATGCTTCGGAAGCACATAACATTAGCCTCTGCTGCTGAACAAACGTCCGCTGTTGAACAAACGTCAACTTCTGGatcaacgtccactgctgaacaaacGTTCAGTTCTGGATCAACGCTCTCCTGGCCATGTTAACCGTGTTGAACCCTTTTCATTGATCTATAGAACAAAATGTTTCTTCGCTCTTATTCAGTTGGCAGATACCAACTCTCCCACAAAGATGTATCGATTAGTTATACCATCTTTTGTTAACTCTTCATCTTAGATATTTGCAACTTTAGCCTGTCGGATaatctaatataattattttgcatCCCACAGCCGAAGGATCCGATGGCGAGAGGCAAGAAAGTACTCCAATGGAAATACTACGGCTTAGAGAAGAGAGTCATGCTTGGACGCAGTGGCAGGAGGTTTTGGCTCAATGCGCCGCGGTGAGTTTACTATAATCCTGAACTTGAATTATTAGAACAGATATAGAACATTTGGGATAACAATATATTACGGGAAAAACTGACATGAACAATGCTGTTGTTTCAGACAGGCGAAATGTACGTTGACGAGTCATTTCCCGCGGCGCCACGGTCGTTGTACTATACCGGGTCCGGTGAGGCCAGCGGGGCTGGAGGCGCCGGGGCGGCCGCTAGGTGGCTTCGGCCTCAACACATCCACGTGGACGCCGACCCAAGAATGCCCTGGGTTGTGTTCCGGGATCCTCGTCCCTCGGATATATCTCAAGGTCAGTTTCGTAATCATTTGTCAACGAACGTTTTGCTCTTTTTTTTACGGAAATGTTTAATGGACCATgctgatggcccacctgattgtaAATGGAAAATCGCCGCCTATAACCAGAGCAaaaattcgcagggcatgcaaataaAACGTCATGCAACGTTCCGCCCCGTATAGATCAACAGTaattgcaccggcaaccacgcccttcagacagaAACACAGTAATGCAACAATgatgcttggcggcaaaaataacgATGGCGGTCGTACTTCCCCGCACTTCCCGCGAACCTGATAAATCTTAGAACTTCAGTCAGAATGTAATTatgatttttcaaattttcagcTTCACTAAGCACTAACTATGTTAAATGGTGAAAAATTCTACTTTACATCAGGCCAGCTTTGCGTTAAAGATAATTCAAACTTCGGAATAATCCATTAATTCAGTTTTAAAGTTGTTAATAAAATAGCAACAATTTTTAACAATAGTTTTACGTGATAACGTGCATCCGAGTAGAAAAGAGATAGATGCGTCACAAGCCGAACGCTTAGGCCGATCGTGCTTCTATCACTTGTTAAGCGCTCGCGCTTGCACGCTCGGCTAAGGTggaacgtgacaatgagtcatgctttttcgtgcgtgcagccggctcttAGCAATTTATAGGAAAAAAAGTTCGATAAAATAATTGGGTGCAAACACACAATATAATTTCCTAAACTTAATGAACTTTCCAGGTGTACTTGGAAACTGCTGGTTGTTATCTGCCCTAGCGGTCTTGGCGGAGCGTTCAGCTCTCGTCAGGAGTGTGGTGGTGCGAGCTGAACCGGCTCGAGGCGCGTACCAGCTGCGGCTGTGCAAAGATGGCCGCTGGTTGACCGTGACCTTGGACGATCTCCTGCCTTGTAACCGGAAGGGACATCTAGTCTATTCTCAGGTAAGTGCTTTATCTAGCTATTACAGATATTATGTCTACAGAATATGAATATAAAGTCTACTGAAGTATTTCGTTAGACGGTCGACCCTAATAAGGTATAAAAAAGGGCATCAATATGCGGAGTCGGAACGTTTTGGAATCTGAAATGAATaggtatagttatttatttgttagagtTTATTGATTATGCCTAATCTGTTTGTAGTTGTAAAGCGTATTAGttgcaaaacaaataaaatgtgttttctTTCATCTTTCTTTGTAAAGATTACGGGTGAAAGTGCTTGCTTTGCGTACATCAAAATGATGTTCCTTCTTCTTTCAAACACATCAGCAAGCCACTATAATTGGAGACTTCCCagcataaaagtttttattcacGTTTTGAGACGAATTTTTTAGGTTTGGAAAGCTCTTCTGGCTTTGGTATCCTGCTACGTATTACTTTATTGTAATAGTCAGAAGGGCGTTCCAACACTAAGCGATTACAGAAAGGGATTATAATGCAGTAACAGTAGCATCTTCTGGGTAAATTAGTATCTGGGTAAATTAATCTAGACCTCATAATTGCCAATGACTGGTATACTTTTACTATTTACTTACGGATACTGCGTTTTCCCcccaaaattatataaaatcaggTTGTTCAAGGAAAATAGATTTTGACTGTATCCGTCAACCTCTTTGGCAGTTTTGATGCTGATGTTTGTGAATTAATAcacataagtaaattaaaaacataatgtgATAGTGTTtgctctgtaacaaaaaaaatatatttttgaaacattGCATATTATTTCAGGCTAAAAGGAAACAGTTATGGGTGCCCTTGATAGAAAAAGCTGTTGCAAAGTTACATGGATGTTACGAAGCTTTGGTTTCTGGACGGGCGATTGAAGGTACGCGAAGTAGAAATAGTTTCGTAAATAGTGGGCAATCTTACAcctgttaataatatataaatttaattacgaaatactgttcaGGGTGCATAAGCATATTTCATAAGTaatcaccctataaaaatattcaatcaaaaaaaggatatttattttccatacaaagtaaTTCTAAACACTGTAAGTGTTActtaacaaccctattgaagataaaagaccgaaacgcgcatagtacctattaaagtgacaggagacatatgattttaattttgcatgttatgttagggctgtatctgatttctttcagtaacaactatggcagtggtttagtcaaaaactattaggttttcggtttcacagataagtctcagagacagtgcaTAATGTACCTGTAAAGCCTGTAAGTATTATTTccgtttttcatttacacgttgtatatgtaacAGCAGTGTTCTTAAATGAAGCAATTTGGTCGTAGTGTACGTGTCGTGGCTGCGCATAATATTTGATGAGCAGAGGGACAtcattataagttttataaataatggtaCCGATTCAATTGAATATATtcttgtatatttgtatattgtataaatatcGTTTTTCATGGAAAACtttgtgaaaaggacagcactgcTTTAACACCTGTAAGTTCAGAGATCTGTTTGAAACCAATTTAACATTGCATTTGAGATTTTATCAATTCTTTTGTCttgtaaaaatacatatttataacacTTTCTGTATAGCTTACATGCAGTAAAATATGTCCTTTTGATTTTTAAGAGTTTCTATTGaacattatataatttgtttgtctgtccatGCTTCCAGGTCTTTGCACACTAACGGGAGCTCCGTGCGAATCAGTATCCCTTCAGGCAGGAGGGGCTGGTGGTGGGACAGGGGGCGGAGCACCCCTGGAACCGCTGGACCGGGACCTCGTGTGGGCGCAACTCCTGTCTTCGAGGCAGGCTTGTTTCCTGATGGGTGCGAGCTGTGGAGGCGGCAATATGAAGGTTAGATATTCTAGCTTTCTCTCTTTCTTTTAATGCGATAGGTTAAGCGTTTTcttgtacatatattttattgtttataatgatgtagcttatactaatatacaagtactactaactttgatagaaaataaGGAAGAGCTCCGATAaagtccaaagtcaaagtcaaatatttctttatttaaataggcacatggATGGCACTTTTCATGCACACAT includes these proteins:
- the LOC120625242 gene encoding calpain-D isoform X2 gives rise to the protein MGSIASVLQWHCQACGQINPTESVKCLKCGIKRVSGHDSEITKRYCTDSSSEYASRTEKSGGTTPGSEAIVIPTTNNFNSGWSCVGSAPLASRAWRCGCGLRNVSASWRCAACDKIAPHAPVYRLSDDEDQSSGMTDKDKSDQDHSMIRSNTLAVPSYKPSSSYSGGGPLNLDVQSLRLSPTQITDHAHGVTRSLSHGSVINSQHKWWNVEETRGTINRPTSLLVSERYGTSSCTPRESFLRSIHTVTRRPKKCNESKSNWELNYVKEYQREQSRALHLKKWACSKCTLENSGIRTHCEACLSPRISPLSRISNTRGLSVTTLGRHETLSGRDGATSLPTSGGIMITVPDWPQSTNLGDTFQRSISAQNSPETRPTYRRSFSEQNNEKRPVGKVISSRRSLNDYQRSLASYCNTLTKPEEKVSDKKEDTTELIDKECSWDTNAEGVIYALPNKGKYKDLNLQLQVNNNGTRYSYVSVQDTKTVMSNSQNEVLYSNDIGEGDYARIDELLGAENCISPVGESNIRTSHIGASKETGKVFHMLPSMGKVSHNPREPSKVPSMQQSSRESSGAARMWQCSECWFAYNAWGARCDVCRSARPPHAVTLAPPPEREQPRSRNNSTSEASGPKPELNRNEPPKKLTVPIASLDHDLNSDELLFAVDPTPTPNAEAITWTCGRCTLVNEPTASACAACAGSRPSPHTHWSCSSCTLRNPLSANLCLACKTPPVPKHGVPGSSAEANHVGRSPSRHTPAPRRAASRHKTPPPEHKAENSEWPCSECTFVNAGTALACDMCQSPKTRLLPAAPDQPSLDDDDSPEGSDGERQESTPMEILRLREESHAWTQWQEVLAQCAATGEMYVDESFPAAPRSLYYTGSGEASGAGGAGAAARWLRPQHIHVDADPRMPWVVFRDPRPSDISQGVLGNCWLLSALAVLAERSALVRSVVVRAEPARGAYQLRLCKDGRWLTVTLDDLLPCNRKGHLVYSQAKRKQLWVPLIEKAVAKLHGCYEALVSGRAIEGLCTLTGAPCESVSLQAGGAGGGTGGGAPLEPLDRDLVWAQLLSSRQACFLMGASCGGGNMKVDEEEYQRLGLRPRHAYSVLDVVELAGYSPPLRLLRLRNPWGHYTWRGAWAANCPRWTDALRRALPAASADRDQGVFWISFEDVLKYFDCIDICKVRVGWHEVRLAGILPPMSSTRHLTCLLLTATQPTEVDFTLFQEGQRNSEKSQRSQLDLCVVVFRTKSGPSAQVGKLVAHSKRQVRGFVGCHKMLEKGFYLVVCLAFNHWHTGLELADSSAWPRHVLAAHSSKPLAVERPSLHPHILADAIIGLTLARGQRHEGRQGMTAYYLTKGWAGLVVMVENRHTDKWIHVKCDCQESYNVVSTRGELKTIDSVPPLHRQVIIVLTQLEGSGGFSIAHRLTHRLAAGARLQDWAPRPDDAPRHRPPLARRLSGLHAPRLIT